The genome window taagttgactttgtaaaaatatacaaatagaatgagactattgccttatacactgtaagccgccctgagtcttcggagaagggcggggtataaatgtaaacaaaaaaaaaatatgtgtccaAGTATTTTCTTGGTGGCAATATTTTTCCCATTGTTTTCTTCTAGGATATTTCCTGGAGATCCTACCCAAGAATTAATGAGGTCAGATTCTGATGAGCTTCTCAGATGTGTCAAGATTAACTAAAGCACTATTCTTATCATCCCAACTTGATGCCTTCAAATTTCTTTTAGGCTTTCCTAGGTTTGGGGTTTTCTCCTAGATTTTTAGTGAATTTCTATCAGATCATCTGGTGCATTAAAATGGCTTCTTCCAATCTATTGCACAATGTTCTCCAGGACATGAAATTTATATTGCAAACTTCTTTCTCTTGTTTCCTCCAAGTATTTTTTATAAACCTTTCTTTGTAGCGCTAATATAAAAAGATAGCATAGCATAAACTGCTAGATTATTTATATAGAAGCACAGATCAATTGGACTTTCTGATATTCCAAAAATACGGCAGTGAAAGATACACGGAAGTTTCAAATCATATAAAAAACTCTTCCTCATCTTTCTCATTCCCATCACTTGCTCCTGATGTGCTCAGCTGAAAATGATTAAATCCTGATCTTTTATTAATTGCAGCAACATGCAAGGACAATAGAGAGTTCCTGTCCTCAGAACCCAAACCTGCTCCCATAAATGAACTGCTTGGTGCCTCGGACTGAAGAAGTTCTTTTTGTAAGTCCTTGGAAAATCTGTTTAGGGGAGAGTTAGCACATTTAAAAGGTGCTACTCTCTTGCCTGTGTCAACATtagtctcttcctcctcctctcctttgttCTGGCACAGCCAGAGCTCATGGCTGGAATGTCTCAATTTAGTGCCCAGGTTCATTGGGGAAGGGCCTAGATCTTGCAAAGAAGAATGTGCTATATTATACAAACTGGAGGAAGAATTAAAATTGCTTTGTGAAGGGCTGAAAAGGCTTGCAGGATTTTGCCCCATCCACCTTgaggatttgtttttatttttcatggCTCGAAGTGTCCGGTTTTTCTGCTGAACAGCAGTTCTGGGAGCCATTGAAGGTACACTGGAGCATAAATCACAGCAGTAATGACGAGACCCTTTCTCATCAGTGGTGTTGTGCCAATTAGGAGGTAGAGACTGAGTTCCATTGTGCTTTGAGCCTCTGCTCTGAACctgtggaaaagaaaataaattaactgCATCTTGACAATAGCAATAAAGTCAGATCTACACCTATAGAGCCTATAAAACCATCAACCACAAATCAGTAATTAAAGAGTTCTGATAAGGACATAGGTAAGGAAAACACATACCTAGCCTTGAATTAAACTTTTTTGAACCTGTCAACATGATCCTCACATTTTAGTGTGTATTCTGGCTATTCTTCAATGAAAACTAAGGgatatttaatgtatttttaatttaatatgaGATGGCATGAAAGGTACAAATGGGCAGCTAATGAGGTCCCACGGCAGAGCAGGAGACTAAAAGGTCTTATGAATCTATGGCTCCTTTTCCTCCATTGCAACCTGCTGCTGCCTTGTGACAAATATCAGGAAATAagagttggggtgggtggggaggcataGGAAGTGGGATAGTAGTGGGAATAATTAAGCAAACAAACACTGAAAAGTTGTCTCATCGCCTGTACCAAATCAAAGGATAGATTGTTACCCTAAAATGTTCTTttgaacaattttattttttattggcctgcTTGTTTACATATGCTTATAATATTTAAAAGGCCTGTAACTCCAGACACGACATTCACTTTACATGTTATTGGATTTGTTGCCAGCCACAAGCCtgctgaagtccatatgttttttgaAGAGTTttgtttgtcttttaatgacTACAAACTAAGACAGAATCTTAAAATGTTTGATTCATATATAATTGCAAAGAGCATTAATATTTTGCCATTGCAAATCAGCTGCAACATTCAGAAAGTTTGGCTTTGAATGCTTTCTAAATTCATAACCACATGCAATTTAAACAGAAATATCATCTTGTATCTCTGAAAGTTTTCAGAGGAATCACATTAGGTTTTTTGGAAGACAGTCTTGTTTCAACACTTCAAATatatttaatcaatcaataatcaaccaatgggacAAAGTGGTGGTTTCTTATGCCAATGAACAAAATGCCTCTACAATTACTTTGCACAGTTATAccaaatatcaaataaataaatatctgaagaACAACATTTTCTGTGAAAACAGCAGTATCACCTATTGCATCCATGCTAAGGACAATACAAAGTTCTCCCATCACTCTTTTGGTATCTATTGCAGTGACAAGAAGTACCTGCAGCAGGATCTTATTTCCTTCATAGTCTTCTGTTTGCCACCTAGTATTGCTTATTGGGACACAGGGATTGGGCAAAAGTGGAACCAGTTCTCCAATTTCATACACTTTGAACTGTAATATTGAAGATTCCTTCAGGTCAACACTCATCCCCAAAGGCAACTGCTTCAAGCAGAACTGAACCACAAGACTCTGTGTTGTGTATAGTAGAAAAGCACAGAAGCCGCTTTTTTGGACAGATGCTTCTTTCTGCAGGATTGTCTCGTAAAGCCTTACTGCATCCTCATAATTATCAAAGCTACAATAGAGAGTGACACGCAGGATTTCCATGCCGTAGTGAACTTGTCTCAGGCCCCATACTGGCATATGCTCATCCAGTCCATAGAAGTCCTGATGATCAAGGGCATGGAGGGATAGCTTCCTACTGGGACACTCAATGTGGACAGGCTGCCATGGTGGATGTTGGAAGAAGTCATGGACCTGGAAAAACCGTTCTTCTCCAAAGTCCTCATGCAAAAAAAGGAGCACAGAAGTACTAGGAAACCTGGAACTTTTTTGGCGGTATGTCTCATAATACTTAATTGGAGAAGGGCGTTCTGAGACAAGGAAGAGGCGAATGTCCAGGCAGATCCATTCTTGGAGTTGATCAAGAGCTTGTTGCAAGTGTATTGCATGTCCAGTGTTGGCAAGCAGGTGCACAGTCATCCTCATGGAATCTCCTCTCACATCCATTGCACTGTAACCTTCAAATACAAgtagtaacataatcagtgctttaTTGATTACAGGATCATACATATACAATAGCCatgttaaaaagaataaaactctTCTCAGCTAATTCTCATAGGAGCACTTCTCTAAGCTTTACAAATGTCTGTACAATGCAGACCCACAGTTTCatcttgatttattatttatatattagatCTAAAGTTCAAGTAGTGGGAAACAGGAATATACAGTAAGGTCtcctattttttaaatcaagcaaGAGTTAATATACTATACAATTTCAATGATTTCAAATGCTCTGCATCCTTCTTCAAATTCTTTCAGGGttttattacatacatacatacatacataaatatctgcctatattatataatgtattatattatatattatataataatataattatatattttattatataaatgatCAAGTGAAATCTTGTCAATTTTAGAAAAGTAATCAACTTGCCTGGATCCTGCCATCATCTTATGTAAATACAAGGTGATGTTTGCATTTTAAAGgctcagatttttttccctccatcTGTGTGTGCATGCCCACTCTACAAAGGCAGCAATTTTCCTGTGACAACACCCTTCCTGGGCTTGTGCTGATaaactattctttttaaaaaagaaaggaaattggaCAATTGCAGAGAGTCGAAGTGAATACCAAAGATAACAGGAAGAATGTCAGTCAGGAAAGACAAGACGTGATGGAAACAGATTCTAAATGCCAGTTTGACTAACTGCTGCTCCTTACTATGCCAATTGGCTCTCTTCCAGTTATTCCAGAGGGTCGTTTTATCACACTAAAGAATTGAACATTTCTGCCTTCTGAAGAGGTTTGTGAACTAGTTACCAGTTCATGGATTTGGAATCAACCTTGAAAATGCAAAACACTCTGATATGATATTTCAGAACAATAGCTGGACTGGGTAGTTCCAATTCATGGAAAGTGGTCATCAACCATGTGAACAAGTAtttaaataatacaaaataacggagttggaaggaatcttgaatgtctatggagattctcagtcatccaggtcatggttgtcccaaagctgctttttcaaaagatattggagatcttctagtccaatcccctccccaagcaggaaactctatactatTTCGGAAAAATgatttttccaatctcttcttcagtgttggtgcacccacaacttctagaggcaagtcattccatggACAAGAACACCCTGATATGAAAAAAAAGCTTGTCCACAGTAAAGTTTAAATAAGAGTTCAATTTCCATAAAATTAACACTGTTTATCACCTAATAGTCATTCACAATCTCTTGTCCTAAACTATAGCTTCCTTGCTAAACTATAGTTTCAGAAGTCATATCACATAGTTATTTGCAGTTTTTACTTTTCTTAAATAATCAACTGTTTTCCTTGCTTAGAATACTTAGAATCACTTGGGGGGAAAACATAATCCATGGATAGCAAATCCAGTTTCATTTAAAAGAGccacatttgctttttaaaatttcctggATATTACAGCAAGCATGAATgaagatttaaaacaaataatatatGCACATGATCCAGAGCAATATTTTAGTTGAATAATCTACAATTAATCCTTACCCAAATGGGATAATTCTAAAGGACTTTTTAATAATACCACCCAATTCTAGAGCCAATAGGTTTTTATAATCACCAAGATATCTCAGTGGTACATAAAACCAGTGATTTAGTATCTGTTAAACCAAAGATGGCAAACTTTTTGAGTAATCTGTAGATATGCTATATGTTATGATTGCTGGAGCAAACAGTGGACAAGTTTTGTTATTCTCCATCTCTTCTCCACTATGCTATGGGGTAAGTAAGTTGGTCTTGTCAGAGGTAGAAACTGTTTCCTTCTAGAGGACTTTAAAAATTTAGCTGAGGGCAATACTCTGTCTtaaattaatgaattaaaaataataatgtataaaAAATTTGGGGTCTCTCAAAAATTCTGCATGACCTGAAGTAATTTCACAGTGGCTTTTCTCTCAAAAGATTATATTCCTCACTTGTATAGTAAATAGAATAAAGGGGATGTACTTCAATATCCCtcttttcaaaattaaaactgtaattttattctgtatgtagtgttttttttacaaaaacaagaATCATAAGTGGAACAGATCCAAAAATTTTAGAAGCAAGTAAATTATATTACTGTAGCAAATCTCCTTTCTAAATTGTAAATGACATATAAAGAATAGTTTTGCTCATAATTCTGCTACATTTTACCATGTATTTTCCAGACCAGTCTAGAGAGCTTTAAAATCAAAAGACGTGGGCTAGGAAAAATCATGCTATATAACAATTATTCTATTACCCTTAATTATCACCTGCTTTGTTTTCCTGAACAACTTTCTCATGTGGGTGTATGCTACTGCTCTAGCTAACTGAAAA of Ahaetulla prasina isolate Xishuangbanna chromosome 6, ASM2864084v1, whole genome shotgun sequence contains these proteins:
- the FAM124B gene encoding protein FAM124B isoform X2; translation: MRRQRPTESYSAMDVRGDSMRMTVHLLANTGHAIHLQQALDQLQEWICLDIRLFLVSERPSPIKYYETYRQKSSRFPSTSVLLFLHEDFGEERFFQVHDFFQHPPWQPVHIECPSRKLSLHALDHQDFYGLDEHMPVWGLRQVHYGMEILRVTLYCSFDNYEDAVRLYETILQKEASVQKSGFCAFLLYTTQSLVVQFCLKQLPLGMSVDLKESSILQFKVYEIGELVPLLPNPCVPISNTRWQTEDYEGNKILLQVQSRGSKHNGTQSLPPNWHNTTDEKGSRHYCCDLCSSVPSMAPRTAVQQKNRTLRAMKNKNKSSRWMGQNPASLFSPSQSNFNSSSSLYNIAHSSLQDLGPSPMNLGTKLRHSSHELWLCQNKGEEEEETNVDTGKRVAPFKCANSPLNRFSKDLQKELLQSEAPSSSFMGAGLGSEDRNSLLSLHVAAINKRSGFNHFQLSTSGASDGNEKDEEEFFI
- the FAM124B gene encoding protein FAM124B isoform X1 → MPRDAFPVEAAGNGRGAAGEGYSAMDVRGDSMRMTVHLLANTGHAIHLQQALDQLQEWICLDIRLFLVSERPSPIKYYETYRQKSSRFPSTSVLLFLHEDFGEERFFQVHDFFQHPPWQPVHIECPSRKLSLHALDHQDFYGLDEHMPVWGLRQVHYGMEILRVTLYCSFDNYEDAVRLYETILQKEASVQKSGFCAFLLYTTQSLVVQFCLKQLPLGMSVDLKESSILQFKVYEIGELVPLLPNPCVPISNTRWQTEDYEGNKILLQVQSRGSKHNGTQSLPPNWHNTTDEKGSRHYCCDLCSSVPSMAPRTAVQQKNRTLRAMKNKNKSSRWMGQNPASLFSPSQSNFNSSSSLYNIAHSSLQDLGPSPMNLGTKLRHSSHELWLCQNKGEEEEETNVDTGKRVAPFKCANSPLNRFSKDLQKELLQSEAPSSSFMGAGLGSEDRNSLLSLHVAAINKRSGFNHFQLSTSGASDGNEKDEEEFFI